AGATCGCAGTAGATAAAGCCTGCAGATGAggcagctatacacacacacacacacctgagttTAATTAATTCCAGGAGCCTGGTAGAATGCAAGACCCGTTTTTAAAGATCGGATTTTCAGAGTTTAAAGTTTTATGAACCGCCTTTTTGTTCCGATGTCCCGGTTTCTAAGAGAAAAGGCGCTGGGCGGTGTACAGCTGAACTAGCAGAGACGAGCAAGATAAAGTTGCAgtacacatattaaaataaaccacacagcATGCAACCCCAGCGAGTGCACCGCGGCATATcggatatatttaatattaatactatataaaaaaaagtgatattaaaGCTGAGCTGTGCATAGCTCACGTCGTACAATAAAAtactcttgttaaatgtttttatttacctgGTAAAGGCGcgttaacacacaaaaaaacgtGTGCCTGCACTGGCGTGTCGCTCCAATGACGTACTTTATCGGAGATTGGGAGACCCAAAAAACACCCGGAGTGAAGCCAGGGCCCAGTGGCCGCTGCGTGTAATGTTATAATAACTCTGCCTTTCTTTCGTATATATTGTACATCTTAAACAGTAACGTCAGaacattatacattattatttaagcaCCGTTTAGTGGAGAACATATACATTATCTTTAAAGAAACAAGTGGTTGGTTTGGGTTGTTGGCTAGTCGTACAGCCAATGTCTATCCAGTTCTTCAATCTGAAAATCGTTAGCCGAGGGGTAAGACACGtctcgggtttttttttttttttttcaagagcttttAAATACTACAACTTTCACTGAAGATAACTTTACTTGCTGTTGTGCGAGCTGTAAAAATGTGAACTAATCTTCTTACAAAGTTACATGTAAACAGTAAGTAAAACATTTGAACTGCGTGCACATCGCGTCGACGTGTCACTGAAGCACgctttttaaaagagaaaaagcaCATGAAGTATAAATATAGTAGTTTTAAACGTGACCTTTGTGATAAACTTCGATTAAGGTGACCATGTGGCTCTGCGTTCAGCGGGACAGTTAAGGCTCTGAACTGTCCCATTCTGACCCAGTGTACACGGAGCCATGTGATAACCCTACTTGTATTGCATTCTCCCAGGCAGTGAGCAATGAACACGCTGGCTGCTTCGCTCCACCTGCTGAAGCTGTCCGTTAGGAGGCTGGGATCACCTCACACGTGTGGAAGGAAATTCCACAGACTCGCTGGGTTCCAGTCCTGTGCACCTCAAAACTTTCAAGACTATGAAAGCCTCCGTCAGCTGTACAGACCAGAGGCGCCCGAGTATTTCAACTTTGCGAAGGATGTGCTGGACAGATGGGCTGAGAGGGAGAAGGTGCAGATCGTTTGAGATGTGTTAATGCTTCATGTTACAGAGTGCACTAGTTATGCTGCTTATCTGATTTCTGCTGTTTTAGAATAATGGCAGGATCTCTGTCACGTGACTCACAGGAGGTACAATCATAGCTCTACTTACAGAGGCTGACAAATCTCCGAAAGTACATCTCCCAGCAGCCTCTGGCATTTCCCAGTCGTATAGGTCACCTGATTGAGTGATTCAACCAGGACACCAATAAACCAGGAACCAAAATGATAAGCAAACTCCATACAAACCAAATGCGTTCAAATACTTTCTCAAACTTAATAAAATCAATGAGTTGTAAATTCGAAGGTGAGATTGCTTTAATAGCTCTTACTGCTGTTAGCTAAATCAGAAGATTGAAAGTAACAGGGTTAGCACCATGTTTCGGACAGGCTGTATTGCAGAGCGTGTGTAGTCCTGCTCAGACTTGTGTTTACTCCTTTTAAAGGATGGGGAGAGGCCATCAAACCCTGCCCTGTGGTGGGTGAACAATGCCGGAGAAGAAATCAAATGGAGCTTTGAGGAACTCGGGGTGCGTTCCAGGAGAGCAGCGAATATCCTGGCGGGAGCTTGTGACCTACAGCCCAGAGACAGGCTTCTCCTCATCCTACCCAGAGTGCCGGAGTGGTGGCTTGTGAACGTGGCCTGTTTGAGGACAGGTAGGTGTTGTGTTGCCGTGGCCACGACTCCCTCGCCGGGTCTTTGAGCTCTGACCTCTACGTAATGCTCTTCTCCACAGGGACTGTCCTCATCCCTGGGACCGCCCAGCTCACTGCCAAGGACATCCTTCACAGGCTCCTCAGCTCCAGCGCCAGATGCATTGTCACAGATGAGAGCCTGGCCCCTCTCGTAGACGCCGTGGCAGCGGAGTGCCCCTTCCTGAAAGCCAAGCTGCTGGTATCACAGCAGAGAAGAGAAGGCTGGCTGAACTTCACAGAGCTGTCAAAGTAAAACAGCCGGTCAGGGGTGGGGTTGACCTATTGTGCCTTCCCTTACAGCAATAAGATCACAACAAATTCACTTACAGCAGAGATTCTAGAAGGCGTGGGTGTTCCAAATGGTTATTGCCATGACGATAAGAATGCTAACAACTGTATCTGCTTTACTCTTTCAAGGGCTGTATCAAGCGACCACACCTGTGTGAAGACTAAGAGCAGTGATCCGATGACCATCTTCTTTACCAGCGGAACCACAGGCTCTCCGAAAATGACCCAACACAGCCACTGTAGCTTTGGAGTCGGGCTGGCCGTCAATGGCAGGTGCTGTGCAGAGAtaggagaaattaaaaaaatgaaaaatcgcAGTTTAAAGGGATGTATTATTCCGTTTACCATACTCCAGTGTGTCCATTTCCAGTATGCTCAGCTGTTAGACTTATTTTCTCGTAAATAAGCTGTCATCACAAACAAAGGCTTTATCACTGCTGTGTGCAGGACCTTGAGTTGGCTGTTTTGCTGATTACATTATAATTGCACAAGAGGGGAAGATGGGAACACAGTCTAGCTCCAGTTTTCCTGCACACCAATGTATGTACAAGTTCTTTTAACAGTCATCGATACGAAGTCATATCCTGAAGGTTGCTCTTACTGTAGGTAAGATTTCagtctaaataaagaaatatgctGTTATAAATTCCATACAAATCTTAGTGTCGTCGAATATAGCACCTTCAGTCCTGCACTCAAGGAAGTAACGAATCATtgacaaaaatatgtatatattttaatataaacatgaaacaaaatacGGGTTGAGGCCAATTCCGGAGGCAGAAAGTATAGATTTGTAAAGCATGATCGGATGACTATCGGTACTGAAGGTCTGTGCGTGTCAGCATTTCGGATAAGGAGGGTCCTCAATCAGGGCGTTAGATCAAACtcttatttttacatataaaagaCAAGGTTAAGGGATCCAATTAGGTTGAGGTAATGATACTACTGATCCAAATTTtgagcgcatatatatatatatatatatatagttatatatatatatatatcatatatatatttacacacagtaATCTGTCATTTATCCACTATGATCTAACATTAGTttgttattgaacagagaagagaTCAAGGCTCTAACAAGATCCTAcccaagtttttgtacactgtttgtgatatgtgctccatgcgctaccattgctggcagtgtcacctgagctgttcagtgtgttgatgagtaaataaatcctgttcgcctgcggggcatatcaacttcaacctttgtcttgatctcctgcctgtcactcagcagcgaatgcatgcacccacatggcagacggctactctgtcacaagcattaataccctgtatctttctaaacaatggatttaggggagctccctaataaaagccaactctcaaaacaataattgtgtgaatatagtaattgctaTATCTGTGTattatggtatttaaaacaggattcatttaacCGACTTTTTACATAACCACCCTTACTCAGGTTTCATCGCAGTCGTGTGTACGTATATTTACAGAACAGATGTCAAACAAGCGTAACTTGtcatgtaattacacaattacaatgcacacatttttcaaattaattcaaCTTGCTGTTACATATAAATATGCTTGTTCAATAAAGAAAAAACCTAAACGGACTTACTACTAAACGGGACTTGTGATGTTCCTCTCATCCGAGTCTAAGAAATAATCACATTAAGTTTAAGGTGTAAAACTTAAATCACCAAGTCCTGCGAtggtggaaaatatgataaatctgCCTTCCAAATGTTTGATTGCAATGTCCTATCACCTACTGTAAAGTTAAAGGGCTGTTCAGCCATTTCATtgaaataacactttttattctgttgcattttattttctgagcTTACGATGTGCCAATTAAAACCATACATTGAATTTAGAACAATGGAATGGAACCTTGCTCTCTTGGTTTATCATACTGATGGTGTCAAATTGTTTGAGCAAATGCCCTTTGTTGTGTGaggctttttttttcctacatctCAAGTgtgttttcttataaaaaaaagtttattttgaaaaatatgaggtcaaattatttgtataaaatgacCTCTTTGGGGATTCAACATTGTATGTAACCTTTATTTACCCAAGTGAagaaagaaaatgtaggagtTATTTTTTTCCTGACTTTGGATAAGAAATTAATTGCCAAATTCACATACTTGCTGTTTAACTTTTGTACCAAaatgatgttgtaaacatttcatGTTTATGAAAATAAAGCCGTCTTAACTTTCAAACAGACATTAATGGTGTTCAtgttaaaaagacacacaaataaataaacatgtttttgaatgATAACATTGTTATAGTCCTTAGTCATATCTTTAATGGTAAAATATTACAATCAGAACAGAACCATTTAAATACCGTTTGTTATAAATACAATGTGTCCCACTTTCATATCAGATTGGAAAAATTATATGAAAGTTTTTACCACAGGTAACTATGACCACCAATCATCTctgtatacaataaataaaaaacgcaGGATCAGTTCCTCaaaagtattacttttttttctagaacAATGGTGATTATGTGGAATTGTTGAGATAGGTAGGTAAAAGTAAAATGGAAGATGGTGACTTTGCAGTCTTTCGATGTTGCTTGGTAGTTATAAAGGCTTTAAGCTGTAATTTTCTACAGCTAGTGTACCCTCCAgcttacaaaaccacacaggtctaTGTCCACTTGTAGTTTCTAGACACCCTTATGCTAGGTGTAATTCATGACCAAATCATAAAACAACTTAATTTGCTCCAACCGCACCTAGGCAATCATGGAAAACAAGCTTCCTGAATTGGTTCTAAAGTACAAAATTTCCTGTGCTGTGTCTTGAAAACTTAAGTTCCAGAATaatcatattaaaacaaataggatggtttttattatttgtttcaattaataaTTTGGGGATGCATTGGAGGTATCGTTAGAAAACAAACTAGTGTTTTGTGAATGCAAGATGCATATTTATCTCTGAAGTCTCCTTTAAGTTGAATTTCCTCTTTAAGGGTATTAAACCACTGAGTAGTTAAATTAAGTGGATTGGAATGCTCTTCAGTTTTTGTCATACTAAAAATCTGTTGTTTGGACTCCAGCTCTTTGTAAATGTCATATTAAATGTTCTTCAAATTGTTTACCATCCAAAATGTTTGCCCCTGATTCAGCAGAGCTTGCAAGTGCTGCAGCCAGTCCATCTGACCAAATTTGTTCAAGTGTTCTGTTCCTTTCTGTTTGGATTTTATGTTTATTCCATCCTTGTCGGACTAATTGTAATCTTTTATTAATTTCTGGAAGGTACACCAACTGCATCATTATCTGCCTCTAATATACTAAGATATTCTAAATCTTAGAATTTCTTGTACAAGGGCTCTACAACTTGTAGGAACACATCTTTCCAAAGTCTTTCTATTCTCTGGTTATGAACAAGTACTCCAGTTATGTGGCTGCCACGCTGGAGTCCTCTCGATGTTCATAAGCAAGGCTACCTGTATGTTTTCTCCACCATGGTCTGACCTCATGTAAGATGGTAACCCATATTCTGCTACTGCTTTGAAATCCTGTAGAAAGTGTGCTTGAGCTATTGTCTGTGGCACAGTGAAAATATGGAACAAGGCGAGAAAAAACATCTATGGCACCATGGATAACAAATCCCCACCTACAATCAAAAGTAAACagttaaaaaagttatttttacagtaataaGAAATGCTTATtgtgaatacatattttttcacCAATGGCAGTTAGAGCATTTTAACACCAATAAAGGTTAAATATTCAGACTATATTGTGCCTCTATATGGGGTAAAATGCTTTCattcaagtttattttaattaggcAGTATTCACCTATTTACCAGGACTGGCACATATAGGTTCGGTTTCATTTTCACGAATATCCAGGAAAAGGGATATCTGGCACCTACTACAATGCTGACAGAACAGCAatatcatttgtttaatttttaaagggTTATAACTAAAAATAATCACATTGTTTACATATAAAACTGTGTGCAGTAGCCAATTTTGTTACACCAGATTTCAGTTACTTATTTGCCCTTTGGAATGACAATCATCTATGGATTTCATGAAGAATCTGCCCTCCAGTCAGTACAGGTGAAGATTACGATCCTCACTTTGTCACAATTTAATTAGATGACCTCTTCTCAAAACAATGACCCAGTTAATTATAAAGATTCTGACCTTTCAGTACAATCACCTGAAGAATGAGGGTAAGATTCATTATGAGAGCCTAATctattacaaacaaatacaaatctattACTTTCCTTCCAGGAACAAATATGGCAGTTTAATTTGAGAAAATTGGATAGTTTTGCTTCAGGACGTTTAATATATGGATACAAGCCATTGTACCAAATTGGGACAAATGTGTACTCAAAATTAATGCTTGTATATTAAGACAAAGAATAAAATGTAatagtgatataaaaaaaaaaaatcgtggtCAGTAGACATGAGCATGTTCAGCAATCCTCTTTCCTGTGTATCCTGGAGAAACGAAAATCTGGAGCTGGTGTCTCAAAACAAATCCTTGGCA
The window above is part of the Polyodon spathula isolate WHYD16114869_AA unplaced genomic scaffold, ASM1765450v1 scaffolds_1392, whole genome shotgun sequence genome. Proteins encoded here:
- the LOC121309588 gene encoding acyl-coenzyme A synthetase ACSM3, mitochondrial-like isoform X1; translation: MNTLAASLHLLKLSVRRLGSPHTCGRKFHRLAGFQSCAPQNFQDYESLRQLYRPEAPEYFNFAKDVLDRWAEREKDGERPSNPALWWVNNAGEEIKWSFEELGVRSRRAANILAGACDLQPRDRLLLILPRVPEWWLVNVACLRTGTVLIPGTAQLTAKDILHRLLSSSARCIVTDESLAPLVDAVAAECPFLKAKLLVSQQRREGWLNFTELSKAVSSDHTCVKTKSSDPMTIFFTSGTTGSPKMTQHSHCSFGVGLAVNGRCCAEIGEIKKMKNRSLKGCIIPFTILQCVHFQYAQLLDLFSRK
- the LOC121309588 gene encoding acyl-coenzyme A synthetase ACSM3, mitochondrial-like isoform X2, which encodes MNTLAASLHLLKLSVRRLGSPHTCGRKFHRLAGFQSCAPQNFQDYESLRQLYRPEAPEYFNFAKDVLDRWAEREKDGERPSNPALWWVNNAGEEIKWSFEELGVRSRRAANILAGACDLQPRDRLLLILPRVPEWWLVNVACLRTGTVLIPGTAQLTAKDILHRLLSSSARCIVTDESLAPLVDAVAAECPFLKAKLLVSQQRREGWLNFTELSKAVSSDHTCVKTKSSDPMTIFFTSGTTGSPKMTQHSHCSFGVGLAVNGRTLSWLFC